From the Bacillus tuaregi genome, one window contains:
- a CDS encoding DUF4365 domain-containing protein has product MGFPRFDGNKGSKGVNLVERKVIEELGWIFREQPTQDYGIDGHMEIVDDEYVTGRLVAIQIKAGKSYLKEEISTGFVFRGKIEHYNYWNNHSLPVILILCDLENDTCYWEQINKDTVELISDTSWKVTVPKEQIINQESLSSLKYIAENTTDYERRLNSLVLSRTWMEELMNGNKVILESDEWINKTSGRGSLVLKVIESDTEYEKVVLNWPMVFFPFESYEDVFPELFPWANFSVDEDFYEEYDEAELLADNAVWDKEEGEYIVFGDIQEWKQERTDIRPYAILSGEVASYRLYLSLNELGSSFLLLDNYLRNGFEKRDSEKNNNKHDNWF; this is encoded by the coding sequence ATGGGATTTCCAAGGTTTGATGGTAATAAAGGAAGCAAAGGAGTAAATTTAGTAGAGAGAAAGGTTATAGAGGAGTTGGGCTGGATATTTAGAGAGCAGCCTACACAAGATTATGGAATTGACGGTCATATGGAAATCGTTGACGATGAATATGTAACTGGAAGACTTGTCGCTATTCAGATAAAAGCAGGAAAAAGTTATTTGAAAGAGGAAATAAGTACAGGGTTTGTATTTAGAGGTAAAATAGAACATTACAACTATTGGAACAACCATTCATTACCTGTTATTTTGATATTGTGTGACCTTGAAAATGATACTTGCTATTGGGAACAAATTAATAAAGATACTGTAGAATTAATCTCAGACACTAGTTGGAAAGTCACTGTTCCAAAGGAACAAATAATAAATCAAGAGTCCTTATCTAGTCTAAAATATATTGCCGAGAATACCACAGATTATGAAAGACGCTTAAATTCATTAGTTCTATCAAGAACTTGGATGGAGGAACTAATGAATGGAAATAAAGTAATTTTGGAATCAGACGAATGGATAAACAAAACATCTGGGAGAGGATCCTTAGTTTTGAAAGTTATAGAATCAGATACGGAATATGAGAAAGTTGTCCTGAACTGGCCAATGGTATTCTTCCCTTTCGAAAGTTATGAAGATGTATTTCCAGAATTGTTTCCTTGGGCAAATTTCTCAGTTGATGAAGATTTTTATGAAGAATATGATGAAGCAGAATTACTTGCCGATAATGCTGTTTGGGATAAGGAAGAAGGAGAGTACATAGTATTTGGAGATATACAAGAGTGGAAACAGGAACGCACTGATATTAGACCTTATGCTATTCTTTCTGGGGAAGTAGCATCTTATCGACTATACTTAAGTCTCAATGAACTTGGGAGTTCGTTTTTACTCTTAGACAACTATCTAAGAAATGGGTTTGAGAAAAGGGACTCTGAAAAAAACAATAATAAACACGATAATTGGTTTTAA